A single region of the Raphanus sativus cultivar WK10039 chromosome 1, ASM80110v3, whole genome shotgun sequence genome encodes:
- the LOC108845313 gene encoding cytochrome P450 86B1: MEMNLLISGVERVYTHLKFSDVALALIGLFLLSYLREKLVSKGGPVIWPVLGVAPTLALNKDDLLGWCTRCLVRAGGTFHYRGVWFGGAYGIMTANPANVEHILKTNFRNYPKGEYYRERFRELLEDGIFNADDELWKEERPVAKTEMHSSRFLDHTFTTMRDLVERKLVKLMEKMAASKRVFDLQDVLLRFTFDSICISAFGVDPGSLAVDLPEIPFAKAFEEATEYTLARFLMPPFVWKPMRFLGIGHERKLKKAVGVVHAFANKTVRERRNKMRRLRSLNDSSDLLSRLMEREHEKEEGDYYSDKYFREFITSIIIAGRDTTSVALVWFFWLVHNHPQVEKRILSEIKEIREKLAPQETFSAQELNEMVYLQAALTESLRLYPSVPVEIKQALEDDTLPDGTRVKKGARVFFSIFSMGRIESIWGKDWEEFKPERWIKEGRIVSGDQFKYVVFNAGPRLCVGKKFAYTQMKMVAAAVLMRYKVRVVEGQTVVPKLTTTLYTKNGLRVTLQDRDV; the protein is encoded by the coding sequence ATGGAGATGAACTTGTTGATTTCTGGGGTGGAAAGGGTATACACTCATTTAAAGTTCTCGGACGTGGCTTTAGCCCTAATAGGGCTTTTTCTTCTCAGTTACTTGCGCGAGAAGTTAGTGAGCAAAGGCGGGCCAGTGATTTGGCCAGTGTTGGGAGTCGCACCCACGTTAGCCTTAAACAAAGACGATCTGTTAGGGTGGTGCACGAGGTGCCTGGTCAGAGCCGGCGGGACGTTTCATTACAGGGGAGTTTGGTTCGGTGGGGCCTACGGTATCATGACCGCAAACCCCGCGAACGTCGAACACATTCTCAAAACAAACTTCAGAAACTACCCAAAGGGCGAGTATTATAGAGAGAGGTTTCGTGAGCTTCTCGAAGATGGGATCTTCAACGCTGACGACGAGCTGTGGAAGGAGGAGAGACCCGTGGCGAAAACCGAGATGCATTCTTCGCGTTTCTTGGACCACACGTTTACTACGATGAGAGATCTCGTGGAACGTAAGCTGGTGAAACTGATGGAGAAGATGGCTGCTTCGAAGAGAGTCTTTGATCTGCAAGACGTGCTCCTTCGTTTCACATTCGACAGCATATGTATCTCGGCCTTTGGGGTTGATCCAGGATCGTTGGCGGTGGACTTACCGGAGATTCCTTTCGCTAAGGCTTTTGAGGAAGCGACAGAGTATACACTCGCTAGGTTTTTGATGCCTCCTTTCGTGTGGAAGCCAATGAGGTTTCTAGGGATAGGACACGAGAGGAAGCTGAAAAAAGCGGTTGGAGTGGTTCATGCGTTTGCTAACAAGACAGTGAGAGAGAGGAGGAACAAGATGAGGAGACTCAGGAGCTTGAACGATTCATCTGATCTCTTGTCACGCCTTATGGAGAGAGAGCACGAGAAAGAAGAAGGGGACTACTATTCAGACAAGTACTTCAGAGAGTTTATCACGAGTATCATCATCGCGGGCCGAGACACCACGTCAGTGGCTCTGGTCTGGTTCTTCTGGCTAGTTCATAACCATCCTCAAGTCGAGAAGAGAATCCTAAGCGAAATCAAAGAGATTCGCGAGAAACTTGCACCACAAGAAACGTTCAGTGCACAAGAGCTTAACGAAATGGTGTATCTGCAAGCTGCTCTAACAGAATCGCTGAGGCTTTATCCTTCGGTGCCGGTGGAGATAAAACAAGCGTTAGAAGACGACACATTGCCTGATGGGACAAGGGTAAAGAAAGGCGCTAGGgttttcttctccatcttctccatGGGGAGAATAGAATCGATTTGGGGGAAAGATTGGGAAGAGTTCAAACCAGAGAGATGGATCAAAGAAGGAAGGATTGTCAGCGGAGATCAGTTCAAGTATGTTGTGTTCAATGCAGGTCCAAGACTTTGCGTTGGCAAGAAGTTTGCTTACACACAGATGAAAATGGTGGCTGCAGCAGTCTTGATGAGGTATAAGGTCAGAGTCGTAGAAGGACAGACTGTTGTACCTAAGCTCACCACCACGCTGTACACGAAGAACGGTCTGCGTGTTACCCTCCAGGACCGCGACGTGTAA
- the LOC108835783 gene encoding protein JINGUBANG: MRLISRLFESEDSSRRRRTPRDPKHLDSTDSSTSSPLSEATGSSSLHSSLSLQTLPSVPSLQKISSETFAVTVTVSHSVTSSFKLRERSLPVTCLAVNGGYLFAVSGHEVSIYDRAMCAHLDTFNGHDPFSGSVKSVGFSGDKIFTAHQDGKIGVWKLTAKNGYKQLTTLPTLNDRLRRFALPKNYVQVRRHRKRLWIEHADAVSALAVNNGFVYSVSWDKTLKIWRASDLRCKESIKAHDDAVNAVAVSANGTVYTGSADRRIRVWAKPADSKRHELVATLEKHKSAVNALALNDDGSVLFSGSCDRSILVWEREDNSNYMSVSGALRGHDKAILTLFNVSDLLLSGSADRTVRVWRRGIDGSYSCLAVLSGHTKPVKSLAAVIDSESDGVISIVSGSLDGEVKCWKVSITKPDNSIFKDLTL, translated from the coding sequence ATGAGGCTTATCTCGCGGCTGTTCGAATCAGAAGATTCTTCCCGGAGAAGACGAACACCCAGAGATCCGAAACATCTGGACTCCACCGATAGCTCCACGTCGTCGCCACTCAGCGAAGCCACCGGCTCTAGCAGCCTCCACAGCAGTCTCTCCCTCCAGACACTCCCTTCCGTTCCCTCTCTTCAGAAAATTTCCTCGGAGACGTTCGCCGTCACCGTCACCGTCTCCCACTCCGTTACCTCTTCCTTCAAGCTCCGCGAACGGAGTCTCCCCGTCACTTGTCTCGCCGTCAACGGAGGTTATCTCTTCGCAGTCTCCGGGCACGAAGTCAGCATCTACGATCGCGCCATGTGTGCTCACCTCGACACTTTCAACGGTCACGATCCTTTCTCCGGATCCGTCAAGTCCGTCGGTTTCTCCGGTGATAAAATCTTCACTGCTCATCAGGACGGTAAGATCGGAGTTTGGAAGTTAACCGCCAAAAACGGTTACAAACAGTTAACGACGCTTCCCACTTTAAACGACCGTTTGCGACGTTTCGCACTTCCCAAAAACTACGTTCAAGTTCGCCGTCATAGAAAACGGCTCTGGATCGAACACGCTGACGCCGTCAGCGCTCTCGCCGTTAATAACGGATTCGTTTACTCTGTTTCTTGGGACAAGACGCTGAAGATATGGAGAGCCTCTGATCTTCGTTGCAAGGAATCGATCAAAGCTCACGATGACGCCGTTAACGCCGTCGCTGTCTCTGCTAACGGCACCGTTTATACTGGATCTGCGGATAGGCGTATTCGGGTTTGGGCGAAACCCGCGGACTCGAAACGTCACGAGTTAGTTGCGACTTTGGAAAAGCACAAATCAGCAGTCAATGCTTTGGCATTAAACGACGACGGATCAGTCTTGTTCTCCGGTTCGTGTGACCGGTCAATATTGGTTTGGGAGAGAGAGGACAATTCTAATTACATGTCGGTGAGTGGTGCTTTGAGGGGACACGACAAAGCAATACTTACCTTGTTCAACGTCTCTGATTTGCTACTAAGTGGATCTGCTGATCGGACGGTCAGGGTTTGGCGGCGTGGAATCGATGGTAGTTACAGTTGCTTAGCGGTACTTTCCGGTCACACGAAGCCGGTTAAGTCGCTAGCAGCGGTTATAGATTCGGAGTCCGACGGTGTCATTTCAATCGTTAGTGGAAGTCTTGACGGTGAGGTTAAGTGTTGGAAGGTCTCCATCACCAAACCGGATAATTCAATTTTCAAGGACCTCActttatga
- the LOC108806197 gene encoding T-complex protein 1 subunit epsilon: MALAFDEFGRPFIILREQDQKTRLRGIDAQKANIAAGKAVARILRSSLGPKGMDKMLQGPDGDVTITNDGATILEQMDVDNQIAKLMVELSRSQDYEIGDGTTGVVVMAGALLEQAERQLDRGIHPIRVAEGYEMASRVAVEHLERISQKFEFDNDNYEPLVQTCMTTLSSKIVNRCKRSLAEIAVKAVLAVADLERKDVNLDLIKIEGKVGGNLEDTELIYGILVDKDMSHPQMPKQIEDAHIAILTCPFEPPKPKTKHKVDIDTVEKFETLRKQEQQYFDEMVQKCKDVGATLVICQWGFDDEANHLLMHRNLPAVRWVGGVELELIAIATGGRIVPRFQELTAEKLGKAGMVREKSFGTTKERMLYIEHCANSKAVTIFIRGGNKMMIEETKRSIHDALCVARNLIRNKSIVYGGGAAEIACSLAVDAAADKYPGVEQYAIRAFAEALDSVPMALAENSGLQPIETLSAVKSQQLKENIPFYGIDCNDVGTNDMREQNVFETLIGKQQQILLATQVVKMILKIDDVISNSEY, from the exons ATGGCTCTAGCGTTCGATGAGTTCGGGCGTCCGTTCATAATACTGAGGGAGCAGGATCAGAAGACGCGTCTCAGAGGGATCGATGCTCAAAAAGCCAATATCGCCGCCGGCAAAGCGGTGGCTCGGATCCTCCGCTCATCTCTCGGACCTAAAGGAATGGACAAGATGCTTCAAGGACCTGACGGAGACGTCACCATCA CGAATGATGGAGCAACGATCTTGGAGCAGATGGATGTGGACAACCAGATCGCGAAACTTATGGTGGAGCTGTCTCGGAGTCAGGATTATGAGATCGGTGACGGCACGACGGGTGTTGTTGTCATGGCTGGTGCGCTTCTGGAGCAAGCTGAACGTCAGCTAGATAGGGGGATTCATCCTATCCGTGTTGCTGAGGGGTATGAGATGGCTTCCAGAGTTGCGGTTGAGCATTTGGAGCGCATCTCTCAAAAGTTTGAATTCGACAATGATAACTACGAGCCGTTGGTTCAAACATGCATGACTACTCTCTCCTCTAAGAT TGTGAATCGATGCAAGCGCAGTTTAGCTGAGATTGCTGTGAAAGCAGTTCTTGCTGTTGCGGATCTAGAGAGAAAGGATGTTAACTTAGATCTGATCAAAATCGAGGGCAAAGTGGGGGGAAACTTGGAGGACACTGAGCTTATATATGGGATACTGGTTGACAAAGACATGAGTCATCCTCAGATGCCAAAGCAGATTGAAGATGCCCACATTGCCATTTTGACTTGCCCGTTTGAGCCACCGAAGCCCAAGACTAAGCATAAGGTGGACATTGACACAGTGGAGAAGTTTGAGACATTGCGGAAGCAAGAGCAGCAATACTTCGATGAGATGGTCCAGAAATGCAAG GATGTTGGTGCAACACTGGTTATTTGCCAATGGGGATTCGATGATGAGGCAAACCATCTTTTGATGCACAGGAATTTGCCTGCTGTCAGATGGGTCGGGGGTGTTGAATTAGAGCTTATCGCAATAGCCACAG GCGGCAGAATTGTTCCAAGATTCCAGGAGTTGACCGCAGAGAAGCTAGGGAAG GCTGGTATGGTGCGTGAAAAATCATTTGGCACAACAAAAGAACGAATGCTGTACATTGAGCACTGTGCGAACTCAAAAGCTGTCACTATTTTCATCCGTGGAG GTAACAAAATGATGATAGAAGAAACGAAGCGTAGCATCCACGATGCTTTGTGTGTGGCAAGGAATCTCATCCGCAATAAGTCAATTGTATATGGAGGTGGTGCCGCTGAAATCGCATGCTCACTTGCAGTTGACGCAGCTGCAGATAAATACCCTGGCGTCGAGCAG TATGCAATAAGGGCATTTGCAGAAGCTTTGGACTCTGTCCCTATGGCTCTTGCAGAGAACAGTGGGTTGCAGCCCATTGAGACTCTCTCTGCGGTTAAATCTCAGCAACTTAAG GAGAATATTCCTTTCTATGGGATAGATTGCAATGACGTGGGAACAAACGATATGAGGGAGCAAAATGTGTTTGAAACATTGATCGGGAAGCAGCAGCAGATCTTGCTTGCAACTCAAGTCGTTAAGATGATTCTAAAGATCGACGATGTCATCTCCAATTCTGAATACTGA
- the LOC108838323 gene encoding uncharacterized protein LOC108838323, with amino-acid sequence MRDNAGKGGRNDAWTVDGFSSWNKAKNISEHVGAVNSFHNNAAMKCENLMKQGLPFRGHEEKEEIANNGNFVELLKYTAEQNEDVKLVKSIIDEIDHDVFGLLVDESADVSYKEQMAVVFRYVDKSGIVKERFISLTHVSDTSSSSLKSAVDSLFAKYGLSITKVRGQGYDGAMGASCKRKDAFRENHKKTIEEEVNDGVRKTGKGLNQDVSVQRPGMTRWGSHYRTLLRVVECFSSILQEFNDRFNEVNTELLICAASLSPIDSFSQFDHSKLMRLSTFYPSDFSQGECISLDQQLDIYIDNIRNDERFTHLEDLGDLARTLVETRKHLSFPLVYRLLKLILILPVATATVERSFSAMKIVKTDRRNRIGDEFLNDSTSPSPGEAAASSSVVPMVSSDTGASTSVMEADGALEGDVEGDGEEAAAARPRMAKNTRPKITTTFWRPILLSVSFYVSFPLFILGFEVRDCDDWRRAGFDVYI; translated from the exons ATGAG AGACAATGCTGGTAAAGGTGGAAGAAATGATGCATGGACAGTTGACGGTTTTTCTAGCTGGAATAAAGCTAAAAATATTTCAGAACATGTAGGAGCTGTTAACAGTTTTCACAACAATGCAGCAATGAAGTGTGAAAACTTGATGAAGCAAG GGTTACCTTTTCGTGGGcatgaagagaaagaagaaatcgCTAATAATGGTAACTTTGTTGAACTCTTGAAATACACTGCCGAGCAAAATGAAGATGTGA AGCTAGTCAAAAGCATTATTGATGAAATTGATCATGATGTATTTGGTTTGTTGGTGGATGAGTCTGCAGATGTTTCTTATAAAGAACAAATGGCAGTTGTGTTTCGGTATGTTGACAAGAGTGGGATAGTCAAAGAGAGATTCATAAGTCTTACTCATGTAAGTGAtacatcttcatcatctttgAAATCTGCAGTTGATTCTTTATTTGCTAAGTATGGATTAAGCATTACAAAGGTGAGAGGGCAAGGTTATGATGGTGCAA TGGGAGCTTCATGTAAAAGGAAAGACGCGTTCAgagaaaatcacaaaaaaacGATTGAGGAAGAAGTTAATGATGGTGTACGCAAGACTGGAAAAGGGTTAAATCAAGATGTTTCTGTTCAAAGACCAGGGATGACTCGTTGGGGCTCTCACTATAGGACTTTGCTGCGTGTGGTTGAGTGTTTTTCTTCTATC CTTCAAGAGTTCAATGATCGCTTTAATGAGGTGAACACTGAACTGCTTATTTGTGCTGCTTCTTTATCTCCCATCGATTCGTTCTCCCAGTTTGACCATTCAAAACTGATGAGATTATCGACTTTCTACCCATCTGACTTTAGTCAAGGAGAGTGCATATCTCTTGACCAACAGCTAGATATCTATATTGATAACATTCGAAATGATGAAAGGTTTACTCATTTAGAAGATCTTGGAGACCTTGCTCGTACTTTGGTGGAAACACGAAAGCATTTGTCATTCCCTTTGGTTTATAGGCTTCTGaagttgattttgattttgcCGGTTGCCACTGCAACTGTTGAGAGAAGTTTTTCAGCTATGAAAATCGTGAAGACAGATCGACGAAATCGGATTGGCGATGAGTTTTTGAATGAct CTACGTCACCATCACCAGGAGAAGCAGCTGCATCGTCGTCGGTGGTTCCAATGGTGTCCTCGGACACTGGAGCTTCGACCTCAGTTATGGAAGCAGACGGAGCTTTGGAAGGGGACGTTGAAGGAGACGGAGAAGAGGCAGCTGCGGCAAGACCAAGGATGGCCAAGAACACGAGACCAAAAATTACGACAACGTTTTGGCGACCCATTCTTCTCTCCGTCTCTTTCTACGTTAGctttcctttatttattttagggtTTGAGGTTAGAGATTGTGATGATTGGAGAAGAGCTGGGTTTGATGTGTACATATAG